From the genome of Solidesulfovibrio carbinolicus, one region includes:
- a CDS encoding branched-chain amino acid ABC transporter permease: MDFAWLLQSLLNGLSIGSVYAVFALGYTLVFSILGIINFAHGAVFTLGAYLTYALAVGHFGINGLLADWTMPVTLPFVPALILGALLSGLAGMAVERLAFKPLRKRGADPLLALVSSLGVALIVVNLIQYLVGAEIYSFPADIFGDLPMAVIFKIGGKPVAVRTIQIILFGASLVMLAGLGWFIGRTRGGKALRATAENADTASLLGISVNRFILGTFFISGLLGGLSGTLIGVSFGVAGPYFGVSYGLKGLAVIVLGGLGSIPGAVLGGLVIGLGEAFLPSDMSSYKEAVAFVLLFAILLIRPQGLLGGRLEQKV; the protein is encoded by the coding sequence ATGGATTTCGCCTGGCTCCTGCAAAGTCTCCTCAACGGCCTGAGCATCGGGTCGGTCTACGCCGTCTTCGCCCTGGGCTACACCCTGGTCTTCTCCATCCTCGGCATCATCAATTTCGCCCATGGCGCGGTCTTTACCCTGGGCGCGTACCTCACCTACGCCCTGGCCGTGGGCCATTTCGGCATAAACGGCCTTTTGGCCGACTGGACCATGCCCGTGACCCTGCCCTTCGTGCCGGCGCTGATTCTCGGCGCGCTGCTGTCGGGTCTGGCCGGCATGGCCGTGGAACGGCTGGCGTTTAAGCCCCTGCGCAAGCGCGGGGCCGATCCGCTCCTGGCCCTGGTCAGCAGCCTGGGCGTGGCCCTTATTGTCGTCAACCTGATCCAGTATCTCGTTGGCGCGGAGATCTATTCCTTCCCCGCCGACATCTTCGGCGACCTGCCCATGGCCGTCATCTTCAAGATCGGCGGCAAGCCCGTGGCCGTGCGCACCATCCAGATCATCCTTTTTGGCGCAAGCCTCGTCATGCTGGCCGGCCTGGGCTGGTTCATCGGCCGCACCCGCGGCGGCAAGGCGCTTAGGGCCACGGCCGAGAACGCCGACACGGCAAGCCTGCTTGGCATCAGCGTCAACCGCTTTATCCTGGGCACCTTTTTCATCTCCGGTCTGCTTGGCGGCCTGTCCGGCACGCTGATTGGCGTCTCCTTTGGCGTGGCCGGGCCGTATTTCGGCGTGTCCTACGGCTTAAAAGGCCTGGCGGTCATCGTGCTCGGCGGCCTTGGCAGCATTCCCGGCGCGGTGCTTGGCGGGCTGGTCATTGGCCTGGGCGAGGCCTTTTTGCCCTCGGACATGAGTTCCTACAAAGAGGCCGTGGCCTTTGTGCTGTTGTTCGCCATCCTGCTGATTCGGCCCCAGGGCCTGCTCGGCGGCCGTCTGGAGCAGAAGGTGTAA
- a CDS encoding ABC transporter substrate-binding protein — MKRIVIALALVLCAAQPALADKVATPIPIGIAVAQTSNVALFGQEQVNGAKLAEERLNAAGGVNGTKIALVFQDTAGDEAGAVNAFQNLLNRDKVVAIIGPTLSQQAFAANPIADRAKTPVVGPSNTAKGIPEIGEFVGRISAPMTQVAPNSLKQAMKIKPDLKRVAVLYAQNDAFSSSETTTFQDAIKELGLETVTVQKFQTTDTDFTTQVTAVLGANADLVVISGLAADSGNLVKQLRQLGYKGLIVGGNGLNSPNMFPVCGALCNDVLVAQAYSPGAVDKNPVNKDFAAAFEAAYKKGPAQFSAQAYAAVQVVVEALAKIEKETGKKIADFELADLRAALNKSLRTGTYLTPMGEISMAPSGEVQQKDFYVSKIVMNPDGKTGAFVLVSE; from the coding sequence ATGAAGCGTATCGTCATCGCCCTGGCCCTGGTCCTGTGCGCCGCCCAGCCGGCCCTGGCCGACAAGGTCGCAACGCCCATCCCCATCGGCATCGCCGTGGCCCAGACCAGCAACGTGGCGCTTTTCGGCCAGGAGCAGGTCAACGGCGCCAAACTCGCCGAGGAACGCCTGAATGCCGCCGGCGGCGTGAACGGCACGAAAATCGCCCTGGTCTTCCAGGACACCGCCGGCGACGAAGCCGGGGCCGTCAACGCCTTCCAGAACCTGCTCAACCGCGACAAGGTCGTGGCCATCATCGGACCCACGCTCTCCCAGCAGGCTTTCGCCGCCAACCCCATCGCCGACCGGGCCAAGACCCCGGTGGTCGGCCCCTCCAACACCGCCAAGGGCATTCCCGAGATCGGCGAGTTCGTCGGCCGCATCTCCGCTCCCATGACCCAGGTCGCGCCCAACTCCCTCAAGCAGGCCATGAAGATCAAGCCCGACCTCAAGCGGGTGGCCGTGCTCTACGCCCAAAACGACGCCTTTTCCTCTTCCGAGACCACGACCTTCCAGGACGCCATCAAGGAGCTTGGCCTGGAGACCGTCACCGTCCAGAAGTTCCAGACCACCGACACCGACTTCACCACCCAGGTCACGGCCGTGCTCGGGGCCAATGCCGATCTGGTCGTCATCTCGGGCCTTGCCGCCGATTCCGGCAACCTCGTCAAACAATTGCGCCAGCTCGGCTACAAGGGCCTCATCGTCGGCGGCAATGGGCTCAATTCGCCCAACATGTTCCCGGTGTGCGGCGCGCTGTGCAACGACGTGCTGGTGGCCCAGGCCTACAGCCCCGGCGCGGTGGACAAAAACCCGGTCAACAAGGACTTCGCCGCCGCCTTCGAGGCCGCCTACAAGAAAGGCCCGGCCCAGTTCTCGGCCCAGGCCTACGCCGCCGTCCAGGTGGTGGTCGAGGCCCTGGCCAAGATCGAAAAAGAGACCGGCAAGAAGATCGCCGACTTCGAGCTGGCCGATCTGCGCGCCGCCCTCAATAAGTCCCTGCGCACCGGCACGTACCTGACGCCCATGGGCGAGATCAGCATGGCCCCCTCCGGCGAAGTGCAGCAAAAGGACTTCTACGTCTCCAAGATCGTCATGAATCCCGACGGCAAGACCGGCGCTTTCGTGCTTGTCTCCGAATAG
- a CDS encoding anion permease, with translation MQRAAKMLAPILLGLAVWLLPAPQGLSAAAWAYFALFAAVVLALVLEPVPPALAGLIGVALAAMFRLVPVAPGKVPSPGDALKWALSGFSNGTVWLIFAAFMFALGYEKTGLGKRLGLTLIKRMGRKTLGLGYAVALADLVLAPFMPSNTARSGGTIFPIIKNIPPLYGSTPDNNPRGMGAYLMWTALATTCVTSSMFLTSLAPNVLAHSLVEKATGVNIAWGQWFISVLPVGVILFLATPLLAYIIYPPTQKTSENAPIWAGEELVKLGPLTGREIVMALLAAGALIGWIFFKDLIDSTLVALVAICIMVLARVVDWDDILGYKQAWNVLAWFATLVTLADGLGKVGFLTWFADAASAHMQGMTPTATLLGLTILFFVSHYMFASVTAHVAALLPVMLAAAKAVPGLDIGLAAMVLCGTLGIMGVITPYGTGPSPIYYGSGYVKGKEFWILGLIFGAIYLGVYLLVGFPWMVMRG, from the coding sequence ATGCAACGCGCCGCCAAGATGCTCGCCCCGATCCTGCTGGGTTTGGCGGTCTGGCTGCTGCCCGCCCCCCAGGGACTTTCGGCCGCCGCCTGGGCCTATTTCGCCCTGTTTGCCGCCGTGGTCCTGGCCCTGGTCCTGGAACCCGTTCCCCCGGCCCTGGCCGGACTCATCGGCGTGGCCCTGGCCGCCATGTTCCGGCTGGTGCCGGTGGCCCCGGGCAAGGTCCCTTCGCCTGGCGACGCGCTCAAGTGGGCGCTGTCGGGCTTTTCCAACGGCACGGTCTGGCTCATTTTCGCTGCCTTCATGTTTGCCCTGGGCTATGAAAAGACGGGCCTGGGCAAGCGGTTGGGACTCACGCTGATTAAGCGCATGGGCCGCAAGACCCTGGGCCTGGGCTACGCCGTGGCCCTGGCCGATTTGGTGCTGGCCCCCTTCATGCCGTCCAACACGGCCCGCAGCGGCGGCACCATCTTTCCCATCATCAAGAACATTCCGCCCCTGTACGGCTCCACCCCGGACAACAACCCCCGGGGCATGGGGGCCTATCTCATGTGGACGGCCCTGGCCACCACCTGCGTCACCTCGTCCATGTTCTTGACAAGCCTTGCCCCCAACGTCCTGGCTCATTCGCTCGTGGAAAAGGCCACCGGCGTTAACATCGCCTGGGGCCAGTGGTTTATAAGCGTCCTGCCCGTGGGCGTGATCCTGTTTTTGGCCACGCCGCTTCTGGCCTACATCATCTATCCGCCGACCCAGAAGACGTCCGAGAACGCGCCCATCTGGGCCGGCGAGGAGCTGGTCAAGCTCGGACCGCTGACCGGGCGCGAGATCGTCATGGCCCTTTTGGCCGCCGGCGCGCTCATTGGCTGGATCTTTTTCAAGGACTTGATCGACTCCACCCTGGTGGCCCTGGTCGCCATCTGCATCATGGTCCTGGCCAGGGTCGTGGATTGGGACGACATCCTGGGCTACAAGCAGGCCTGGAACGTGCTGGCCTGGTTCGCCACCCTGGTCACCCTGGCCGACGGCCTGGGCAAGGTGGGCTTTCTCACCTGGTTCGCCGACGCCGCCTCGGCCCACATGCAGGGCATGACCCCCACGGCCACGCTGCTGGGCCTGACCATCCTGTTTTTCGTCAGCCACTACATGTTCGCCAGCGTCACCGCCCACGTGGCCGCCCTGCTGCCGGTCATGCTGGCCGCGGCCAAGGCGGTGCCGGGCCTGGACATCGGCCTGGCCGCCATGGTCCTTTGTGGGACGCTTGGCATCATGGGCGTCATCACCCCCTACGGCACCGGCCCCTCGCCGATTTATTACGGCTCCGGCTACGTCAAGGGGAAGGAGTTCTGGATTCTTGGCCTGATCTTCGGCGCGATTTATCTTGGCGTATACCTGCTGGTCGGGTTCCCCTGGATGGTCATGCGCGGCTAG
- a CDS encoding sigma-54-dependent transcriptional regulator, whose protein sequence is MSTFPAFGILLVDDEPAWLRSLSLTLESSAGVTNLFLCQDSRDVLPLLDKGGIRLALLDLTMPGLSGEELLARIGEEHPEVAVIIVSGVNQLDTAVRCMKLGAFDYYVKTDDEDRLVSGVLRAIRMIELRDENRAVSDSLVAGTLSRPEAFAAIVTRSRAMFQVFAYIEAVAKSSQPLLVTGESGVGKENVVRAVHGLSGRPGPLVAVNVAGLDDAVFADTLFGHVRGAYTGAEAARKGMIEEAAAGTLFLDEIGDLSIASQVKLLRLLQEGEYFALGSDVPKRLRARVVVATHRDLAAEEAAGRLRRDLYYRLRTHHAHIPPLRERPEDIEPLLRHFLAEAAACLGKPVPTPPRELAGCLAAYAFPGNVRELRAMVYDAVSLHAGRMLSMHSFLAAVARAEPCRATPPPNPFTPFEPLPTFAEAAGFLVDEAMRRSGGNQTMAARLLGISQPALSKRLKHAVRQTPIT, encoded by the coding sequence ATGAGCACCTTTCCCGCCTTCGGCATCCTGCTGGTGGACGACGAGCCGGCCTGGCTGCGTTCCCTGTCCCTGACGCTGGAGTCCTCGGCCGGCGTCACCAACCTCTTTCTGTGCCAGGACAGCCGCGACGTGCTGCCGTTGTTGGACAAGGGCGGCATCCGCCTGGCCCTGCTCGACCTGACCATGCCCGGGCTGTCCGGCGAGGAACTGCTGGCCCGCATCGGCGAGGAGCACCCGGAAGTGGCCGTCATCATCGTCAGCGGCGTCAACCAGCTCGACACCGCCGTGCGCTGCATGAAGCTTGGGGCCTTTGATTACTACGTCAAGACCGACGATGAGGATCGGCTGGTGAGCGGCGTGCTGCGGGCCATCCGCATGATCGAGCTGCGTGACGAAAACCGCGCCGTCTCCGACAGCCTGGTGGCCGGAACCCTGTCCCGCCCCGAAGCTTTTGCCGCCATCGTCACCCGCTCCCGGGCCATGTTCCAGGTGTTTGCCTACATCGAGGCCGTGGCCAAAAGCAGCCAGCCCTTGCTCGTCACCGGCGAATCGGGGGTGGGCAAGGAAAACGTGGTCCGGGCCGTGCACGGCTTAAGCGGCCGGCCCGGCCCCCTGGTCGCGGTCAACGTGGCCGGCCTGGACGACGCGGTTTTTGCCGACACCCTTTTCGGCCACGTGCGAGGGGCCTACACCGGGGCCGAGGCCGCCCGCAAGGGCATGATCGAGGAAGCGGCCGCGGGCACGCTTTTCCTCGACGAAATCGGCGACCTGTCCATCGCCTCCCAGGTCAAGCTCCTGCGCCTGCTCCAGGAGGGCGAATACTTCGCCCTGGGCAGCGACGTGCCCAAGCGCCTGCGGGCCCGGGTGGTGGTGGCCACCCACCGCGACCTGGCTGCCGAGGAAGCGGCCGGCCGGTTGCGCCGCGACCTCTACTACCGCCTGCGCACCCACCACGCTCACATTCCGCCCCTGCGCGAGCGTCCCGAGGACATCGAGCCGCTGCTGCGCCATTTCCTGGCCGAGGCCGCCGCCTGCCTGGGCAAGCCCGTGCCTACGCCGCCGCGCGAACTGGCCGGCTGCCTGGCCGCCTACGCCTTTCCCGGCAACGTCCGCGAACTGCGGGCCATGGTCTACGACGCCGTGAGCCTGCACGCCGGCCGGATGCTGTCCATGCACAGTTTCCTGGCCGCTGTCGCCCGGGCCGAACCCTGCCGGGCGACGCCGCCGCCCAATCCCTTCACGCCCTTTGAACCGCTGCCCACCTTTGCCGAGGCCGCCGGATTCCTGGTGGACGAGGCCATGCGCCGCTCCGGCGGCAACCAGACCATGGCCGCCCGGCTCCTTGGTATCTCCCAGCCGGCGCTGAGCAAGCGCCTCAAGCACGCCGTCCGCCAAACCCCCATAACCTAG
- a CDS encoding transporter substrate-binding domain-containing protein has protein sequence MPRLAGLRAVLAVLCVAAALAAATVGHCAEFVPGVTRPVVVGGDRDYPPYEFLDKNGQPAGFNVDISRAIGEVMGMRMEFRLGDWASQREGLMEGRRDVLQGMSYSDDRSQTVDFAPHTIVNHGIFARRDALAVDNLDQLAGKKVIVHRGGIMHDTLSAKGFADDLVLVDTPADGLRLLASGQGDYAVVAMLPGIYIMHEFGLDNIQPVARGVFTVRYGYAVKKGDEALLARFSEGLAILRETGRYQAIHDKWLGVLENGRLRWQTIALYVGAIATPLLALLGGSMLWTHFLRKQVAQRTKSLTKAMEELSRNQRQLVQADKMAALGILVSGVAHEINNPNGLILLNIPILRKAQADAVRLLARRYEEEGDFLLGGIPFSRMKNELPRLLEEMQEGAQRIKRIVNDLKDFARREEGSGRSLIDVGDAARKAVRLLDAAIRKATDHFSAVYEPDIPLVWGHSQRVEQVLVNLVLNACQALPDRDRAIVLAVSHDADKKQVVLTVRDEGAGIAPEHLPHLTDPFFTTKRETGGTGLGLSVSAGILKEYGATLSFHSVPGQGTTAVVAFPVPAQEQAS, from the coding sequence ATGCCCCGCCTTGCCGGCCTGCGCGCCGTCCTGGCCGTCCTGTGCGTGGCGGCTGCGCTGGCCGCCGCGACCGTGGGGCATTGCGCCGAATTCGTGCCCGGCGTCACCCGGCCGGTGGTGGTGGGCGGCGACCGCGACTATCCGCCCTATGAATTCCTCGACAAAAATGGCCAGCCGGCCGGCTTCAACGTGGACATCTCCCGGGCCATCGGCGAGGTCATGGGCATGCGCATGGAGTTTCGGCTCGGTGACTGGGCCAGCCAGCGCGAGGGGCTCATGGAGGGCCGGCGCGACGTGCTTCAGGGCATGTCCTATTCCGACGACCGCTCCCAGACCGTCGATTTTGCCCCCCACACCATCGTCAACCACGGCATCTTCGCCCGCCGCGACGCCCTGGCCGTGGACAATCTCGACCAGCTGGCCGGCAAGAAGGTCATTGTTCACCGGGGCGGCATCATGCACGACACGCTCTCCGCCAAGGGCTTTGCCGACGATCTCGTGCTGGTGGACACCCCGGCCGACGGCCTGCGCCTTCTGGCCTCGGGCCAGGGCGACTACGCCGTGGTGGCCATGCTGCCCGGCATCTACATCATGCACGAGTTCGGGCTGGACAATATCCAGCCCGTGGCCCGGGGCGTTTTCACCGTGCGCTACGGCTACGCCGTGAAAAAAGGCGACGAGGCCTTGCTCGCCCGCTTCAGCGAGGGCCTGGCCATCCTGCGCGAGACCGGCCGCTATCAGGCCATCCACGACAAATGGCTGGGGGTGCTGGAAAACGGCCGGCTGCGCTGGCAAACCATCGCCCTGTACGTCGGGGCCATCGCCACGCCGCTTCTGGCGCTGCTTGGCGGCTCCATGCTGTGGACCCATTTTTTGCGCAAGCAGGTGGCCCAGCGCACCAAGTCCCTGACCAAGGCCATGGAGGAACTCTCCCGCAACCAGCGCCAGCTCGTCCAGGCCGATAAGATGGCCGCCCTGGGCATCCTTGTCTCCGGCGTGGCCCATGAGATCAACAATCCCAACGGCTTGATCCTGCTCAACATCCCCATCCTGCGCAAGGCCCAGGCCGACGCCGTGCGGCTGCTTGCGCGCCGTTACGAGGAGGAGGGCGATTTCCTCCTGGGCGGCATTCCCTTTTCGCGCATGAAAAACGAATTGCCCAGGCTATTGGAGGAAATGCAGGAAGGGGCTCAGCGCATCAAGCGCATCGTCAACGACCTCAAGGACTTCGCCCGGCGCGAGGAAGGCTCCGGCCGCTCGCTCATCGATGTCGGCGACGCGGCCAGGAAGGCCGTGCGCCTCCTCGACGCCGCCATCCGCAAGGCCACCGATCATTTTTCCGCCGTCTACGAACCGGATATCCCCCTGGTCTGGGGCCATTCCCAGCGTGTGGAACAGGTCCTCGTCAACCTCGTGCTCAACGCCTGCCAGGCCCTGCCCGACCGCGACCGGGCCATTGTCCTTGCCGTCAGCCACGACGCGGACAAAAAACAAGTGGTCCTGACCGTGCGCGACGAGGGCGCGGGCATCGCCCCCGAGCACCTGCCCCACCTGACCGACCCTTTTTTCACCACCAAGCGCGAGACCGGCGGCACCGGCCTTGGCCTGTCCGTCTCCGCCGGCATCCTCAAGGAATACGGCGCGACCCTGTCCTTTCACTCCGTCCCGGGCCAGGGAACCACCGCTGTTGTCGCCTTTCCGGTTCCGGCCCAGGAGCAGGCTTCATGA
- a CDS encoding PAS domain-containing hybrid sensor histidine kinase/response regulator: protein MPLCPGKALAEASGQGPAVLSGLESFFPQLAALWASLALAGVMAGVIVALLVALASRKQALAALGESQARYQGVVENAPAAIFIVNAAGRFLDVNPKACRLTGYDRETLLGLTIGEVLDQDSWQAVATYLADFKEGARIAEVSGRRRDGAKRWWSVSAVRLDGERVLGFAADVTERRRRDDARSVFYELVQNAEHVVVFKDRDLRYVMVNRAYQNLTGRPLENVVGKTDSEAFEGLSSPEDIARYVENDRRALALPRGRTLTSEEHMRGEGGGSRTFLTKKFPVYAEDGRLLGVATMASEITERKKAEARLRESEGRYRLLAELAPVSIMAFDAAGRITFVNRRHLDTFAAGRRDRDYFLGRRLTDLPGVVRAGIAGKLAPLLEGREVDLEAVHFPEFTGGHSGYVNLRGVPLVRDDGSLAGGILIREDVTARIEMERTLTAARNEAQAANQTKSEFLANMSHEIRTPLNGVLGMLQLLRDTPLTAEQAEYAELAIQSSRRLTRLLADILDLSRVEAGKMAILCESFELARAVNEAVELFKPSARQAGVELRVYVDAALPARVAGDAARFQQVLANLVGNALKFTAKGSVAVEAYPLPPRREGETRALFSVADTGCGIADVDLTRLFEPFVQGSRGYSRNAQGAGLGLSICKSLVELMGGTIAVDSEVGRGTTIFFCCSFNVCEPAGQAAAPVAAPAAPGGLRVLVAEDDRITRLAVRRLLEKEGHAVAEAIDGVQALEALLRQPFDLVLMDIQMPGLDGVQAVRVMRDDPRYAVVAGLPVVALTAFAMAGDREAFLTAGMDAYVPKPVFRDELRRAMEDALAAGRARNG, encoded by the coding sequence TTGCCGCTGTGTCCCGGGAAGGCCCTGGCCGAGGCTTCGGGCCAAGGGCCGGCCGTTTTGTCCGGTTTGGAGTCCTTCTTCCCCCAACTGGCCGCCTTGTGGGCTTCCCTGGCCCTGGCCGGGGTCATGGCCGGAGTCATCGTGGCCTTGCTGGTCGCCTTGGCCTCGCGCAAGCAGGCCCTGGCCGCCCTTGGCGAGAGCCAGGCGCGCTACCAGGGCGTGGTGGAAAACGCCCCGGCCGCCATATTCATCGTCAACGCCGCCGGCCGGTTTCTCGACGTCAATCCCAAGGCCTGCCGTCTGACCGGCTATGACCGGGAAACCCTGCTTGGTCTGACCATCGGCGAGGTTCTGGACCAGGACAGCTGGCAGGCCGTGGCCACCTACCTGGCCGATTTCAAGGAAGGAGCCCGCATTGCCGAGGTTTCGGGGCGGCGGCGCGACGGAGCCAAACGCTGGTGGTCGGTTTCGGCCGTGCGCCTGGACGGGGAGCGCGTCCTCGGTTTCGCCGCCGACGTCACCGAGCGCCGCCGCCGCGACGACGCCCGGTCGGTCTTTTACGAGCTGGTGCAAAACGCCGAGCACGTGGTGGTCTTCAAGGACCGGGACTTGCGCTACGTCATGGTCAATCGGGCTTACCAGAATCTCACCGGCCGCCCTCTGGAAAACGTCGTCGGCAAGACCGACTCCGAAGCCTTCGAAGGCCTTTCCTCTCCCGAAGATATCGCGCGGTATGTGGAAAACGACCGCCGCGCCCTGGCCCTGCCCCGAGGCCGCACCCTGACCAGCGAGGAGCATATGCGCGGCGAGGGGGGCGGTTCGCGGACGTTTCTCACCAAGAAATTTCCGGTCTATGCCGAGGACGGCCGGCTGCTTGGCGTGGCCACCATGGCCTCGGAGATCACCGAGCGCAAAAAGGCCGAGGCCCGGCTTCGCGAAAGCGAAGGCCGTTACCGGCTTTTGGCCGAGCTGGCCCCGGTCTCCATCATGGCCTTTGACGCGGCCGGCCGCATCACCTTCGTCAACCGGCGGCATCTGGACACCTTTGCCGCCGGCCGGCGGGACCGCGACTATTTCCTGGGTCGGCGGCTCACCGACCTGCCGGGGGTCGTGCGGGCCGGCATCGCCGGAAAGCTGGCCCCGCTGCTGGAGGGGCGCGAGGTCGATCTGGAGGCCGTGCATTTTCCCGAATTCACCGGCGGCCACTCCGGCTACGTCAACCTGCGCGGCGTGCCGCTTGTTCGCGACGACGGCTCCCTGGCCGGCGGCATCCTCATCCGCGAGGACGTCACGGCCCGCATCGAGATGGAGCGCACCCTCACCGCCGCACGCAACGAGGCCCAGGCCGCCAATCAGACCAAATCGGAATTCCTGGCCAACATGAGCCACGAGATACGCACGCCCTTAAACGGCGTCCTGGGGATGCTCCAGCTCCTGCGCGACACGCCGCTTACCGCCGAGCAGGCCGAGTACGCCGAGCTGGCCATCCAGTCGAGCCGGCGGCTCACCCGCCTTTTGGCCGACATCCTGGATCTGTCCAGGGTAGAGGCCGGCAAAATGGCCATTTTATGCGAGTCCTTCGAACTGGCCCGGGCCGTGAACGAGGCCGTGGAGCTGTTTAAGCCCTCCGCCCGCCAAGCCGGCGTGGAATTGCGCGTCTACGTCGATGCGGCCCTGCCGGCCCGGGTGGCTGGAGACGCCGCCCGGTTCCAGCAGGTGCTGGCCAACCTCGTGGGCAATGCCTTGAAATTCACCGCCAAAGGGTCGGTGGCCGTGGAGGCCTATCCCCTGCCGCCGCGTCGGGAGGGCGAGACGCGGGCGCTTTTCTCCGTGGCCGACACCGGCTGCGGCATCGCCGACGTCGATCTCACCCGCCTGTTCGAACCCTTTGTCCAGGGCAGCCGGGGCTACAGCCGCAATGCCCAGGGCGCGGGGCTGGGGCTTTCCATCTGCAAAAGCCTGGTCGAACTCATGGGCGGGACCATTGCCGTGGACAGTGAGGTGGGACGGGGCACGACCATTTTTTTCTGCTGCTCCTTTAACGTGTGCGAGCCGGCCGGGCAGGCCGCCGCCCCCGTGGCCGCTCCGGCCGCGCCAGGCGGTTTGCGGGTGCTTGTGGCCGAGGACGACCGCATCACCCGGCTGGCCGTGCGCCGGCTCCTGGAAAAGGAAGGCCATGCCGTGGCCGAGGCCATCGACGGCGTCCAGGCCCTGGAGGCCCTGCTCCGGCAACCCTTTGACCTCGTGCTCATGGATATCCAGATGCCCGGCCTCGACGGCGTCCAGGCCGTTCGGGTCATGCGCGACGACCCCCGTTACGCCGTCGTGGCCGGCTTGCCCGTGGTGGCCCTGACCGCCTTCGCCATGGCCGGCGACCGGGAAGCCTTCCTGACCGCCGGCATGGACGCCTATGTGCCCAAGCCCGTGTTTCGCGACGAGCTGCGCCGGGCCATGGAAGACGCCCTGGCCGCCGGGCGGGCCAGAAACGGCTGA